Genomic segment of bacterium:
GTTTAAACAACATATATTTTGGGCACTCAGTCTAAATAACTTGACTTTGGGCAGCTCTTTATGGCCCTCTGGTTGTTCTTAAGAAAGGCTAGAGGGAATTTTGTTTAGTTTTTTAGATCTACCACTTGTTGTTGAAGCCAAATCGGGGCTGATGAACTCAATGTCCTCTGGTTCAGGGCATACGTTTCTTGTTTCAATTTTTGTCCTTTTATTACTTGGTGGAATTGGGTTTCCAATCCCCGAAGACCTCCCCCTACTACTTGCGGGAGTTGCACTTTCACAACATGTTACTGATCTATGGACAACATTTCTAGTTTGCTACGTTGGCGTGATGGTTGGCGACCAAGCTATGTATTTCATGGGCTATCGTTTTGGCACAAAGCTCCTTTCAGCAAGCGCACGTTCTGATTTCTTCCCGGCACTGACCGAGGATAAGCTCAACGAAATTCGCGAGGGCCTACGACGCAAACGTCTGTTATATATTTTTATTGGGCGTCATCTCTTCCCAATTCGCAGCGTAACTTTTCTCTCGGCCGGTGCCCTACGAGTGCCTTTTTTTGAGTTTCTGCTAGCCGACGGCCTTGCCGCCTTAGTAAGTGTTTCGATCATGCTGGGAATTGGCTACTTTTTGGGAGGTTTTGTTCCTGCTGAAACTGTCGAGCATTTTGCCCATGAGGCGCACATTTGGGTAGGTTGGATCACTGCAATTCTCGTTGTCGGTGGGGTGGGATATAAAGTTTATCACCACTATAAGGTCCTCAACAAAAAATAGACTGCATTGCTCTATTCCCTTAGGCTTGAACTTACCCTTACCCTTGAACCTACCCTCACCCTCATTGTCCCGTCCTGAAATTTGTCTGCAGATAATTGAAAAATGCAAAAAGGCAAGGATCAGGTAAAGTATAAGTTCAAGCCTAAGCAACTGAGCAGTCAGTTATCGACAATTGAGTCACAGCTGGATAAATTTAAGATCTAACTCTAATGCATCGAGCGGGCAGGACAGCCGATAATTAGCTCCTGAAGTGCCTTACCAAAAGCTAAACGCAACGATGTTGCGGCAGTTTCAACAATTCCCTGGGCGGAACGGATCACCGCTTCATACTCTAGTGAATTTGTAACTCCAACATGATAAATCATCGCTTGTCGAGCTTCAAACTGCTCAACCAGCTGTTCTACAGTAGGCAACCAAATAAAACTTTGACGCAGTTCTTTAGGAGTAAGCCCCTGTGGATCGACTAAAATCGAAACGCGCTCAATTTCATTACGTAGTGAGATTTCATCACCAATTTCTGGGTTCCAAACTAACCCTACTCGGTCAAGCTCGACAGATATGCGGATGAACTCGTTGTTCCTAGTTTCCAAAGCCCCTCTCAGATTACATATTGAACTTCAGCACTTTGCACTTTCAGTATCGTCAAGATTTTAACAAAGCAAAAGAGTTTATTTCTAGAATGAGTACTCGAAATTGCCCTTTAACCCAGCAGCCCACCTACGCTAAAGCTCCGGCACCACAA
This window contains:
- a CDS encoding DedA family protein, which codes for MFSFLDLPLVVEAKSGLMNSMSSGSGHTFLVSIFVLLLLGGIGFPIPEDLPLLLAGVALSQHVTDLWTTFLVCYVGVMVGDQAMYFMGYRFGTKLLSASARSDFFPALTEDKLNEIREGLRRKRLLYIFIGRHLFPIRSVTFLSAGALRVPFFEFLLADGLAALVSVSIMLGIGYFLGGFVPAETVEHFAHEAHIWVGWITAILVVGGVGYKVYHHYKVLNKK